The genomic segment CATCACACAGCGCTTCTATTTACGAGAATCCTGTGCGTGGACTTCCGGGTGTAGCTAGCTTAGCTCGGTTGGGTTAGTTTAAATGTCTTAGACCATTAGCATTAGTGTTAGCTAGGCGGCTAACGGTCACTATGGCGACCAGCTACACCCCCAAAGACGAGGACGGGCACGTGACGCTGACCGGACCCGGTACCGGGCCGCCACGGAGCAGGAAGCCGGACAACACCGCCTTCAAGCAGCAGCGGCTCCCCGCCTGGAAGCCGATCCTCACCGCGGGAACCGTCACCCCGGCCTTCTTCATCATCGgactcatcttcatccccgTCGGCATCGGCCTGTTCGTGACGTCAAACAACATCAGAGAGATCGAGGTGAGGAGCCGAACCGGAACCGGACCGGTCACACCGGCTGAGCCGCTCTGTAGTCCGGTTAGAACCGGAAGCTAAAGCgtgtcgtcatcatcatcatcatcatcatcatcatcatcatcatcatcatcctacACTACTGACACGTCGGGCTTCACCGCAGCTGGTTGGCTTTTATTATTGTATGGAATGTGAGTGGACTTCCGGTTGGACTTCCGGTTAACTCCAGCTTTGTGGTGCCgtgagaggatgaggagaaacTGGAGGAAAACATTTAGAATCTCATCTAACccgactaaccctaacccgactaaccctaacccgactaaccctaacccgactaaccctaacccgactaaccctaacccgactaaccctaacccgactaaccctaacccgactaaccctaacccgactaaccctaaccctgcttCATCTGGGTCACCAGCCCCTCTGGGGTCAGACCCCCCCTCTGGGGTCAGACCCCTCCCCCTCTGGGGTCAGACCCCCCCCTCTGGGGTCGGACCCCACCCCCTCTGACGGTCTGCCCCCCCAGGTGGACTACACCGGCGTGGACCCGTCTAGTTCCTGCTTCAGCTGCTCCCAGAACCTGAGCTGGAACAGCTCCAGTCCCTGTAGCTGCTCCGTGCCCTTCTACCTGGACCAGCCGTACgaggtgagcccccccccccccggtgagaCCGGACCGGTCCAGACCCGGACCCCCCCTCACCGTCCTGTCCCTCCCCCCACAGGGCAGCGTCTTCATGTACTACGGTCTGACCAACTTCTACCAGAACCACCGGCGCTACGTCAAGTCCAGAGACGACCGGCAGCTGAACGGAGACCCGGGGGCTCTCAAGGTAACCCCCCACACCTGTCACGCCTGAGAGGGCGTGGCCACGCCTGAGAGGGCGGCGTCACACCCGAGGGCGTGGTGTGATTGGTCTCCTGTGCTTCCAGTCTCCCAGTCAGGACTGTGAGCCGTTCGCCTTCAGGGACGACAAACCCGTCGCCCCCTGTGGGGCGGTGGCCAACAGCATGTTCAACGGTAGGGGGGGGCCAGGGGGGTgaaggtgatggtggtgatgatgatggtgatgaaggtgaccCCTCCCCCCTCAGACACGTTGGAGCTGTTCCACATCGCCCCCAGCGGGGCGTCGGTTCGGATCCC from the Antennarius striatus isolate MH-2024 chromosome 19, ASM4005453v1, whole genome shotgun sequence genome contains:
- the LOC137613478 gene encoding cell cycle control protein 50A-like; this encodes MATSYTPKDEDGHVTLTGPGTGPPRSRKPDNTAFKQQRLPAWKPILTAGTVTPAFFIIGLIFIPVGIGLFVTSNNIREIEVDYTGVDPSSSCFSCSQNLSWNSSSPCSCSVPFYLDQPYEGSVFMYYGLTNFYQNHRRYVKSRDDRQLNGDPGALKSPSQDCEPFAFRDDKPVAPCGAVANSMFNDTLELFHIAPSGASVRIPLVSSGIAWWTDKHVKFRNPGGHAPNLTAAFQGTVKPVNWPRPVYQLDSAPDNNGFINEDFIVWMRTAALPTFRKLHRIINRTSSSAPTLPRGNYSLRVAYNYPVRGFEGRKRMILTTVSWMGGKNPFLGVAYMTVGSICFFLGVVLVVVHHRCGGRSGSADISR